A part of Corynebacterium afermentans subsp. lipophilum genomic DNA contains:
- a CDS encoding DedA family protein — MVDSLIDFLHTLMAMPVFYPLVTVLIVADALAPVVPSETVLNLAGAFSASRGVPSVWGVIVAAIIGGIIGDNICFALGGKLIGRVEALDPESKAGQAIRWVRRNMNRGAGATLIVARFIPWARWVATIVLGSVRYNWFKFVFFDTIGVILWALLSVGVGYLGGRILQDYPLLAMLLGVVLGSTVGYLIQKGQNKLAEWRDVRQGVSNV; from the coding sequence GTGGTCGATTCCCTCATCGATTTCCTGCACACGCTCATGGCGATGCCGGTGTTTTACCCGCTGGTGACAGTACTTATTGTCGCTGATGCGCTGGCGCCCGTGGTGCCGTCGGAGACGGTGCTGAACTTGGCGGGCGCGTTTTCCGCCTCCCGCGGGGTGCCGAGCGTGTGGGGCGTGATCGTTGCGGCGATCATCGGCGGGATCATCGGCGACAACATCTGCTTCGCGCTCGGTGGCAAGCTCATCGGCCGGGTGGAGGCGCTGGACCCGGAGTCGAAGGCGGGCCAGGCGATCCGGTGGGTGCGCCGGAACATGAACCGCGGCGCGGGCGCGACGCTTATCGTCGCGCGTTTCATTCCTTGGGCGCGCTGGGTGGCCACGATTGTGCTGGGGTCGGTGCGCTACAACTGGTTCAAGTTCGTCTTCTTCGACACCATCGGCGTGATTCTGTGGGCGTTGTTGAGCGTCGGCGTCGGCTACCTGGGTGGGCGCATCTTGCAGGACTACCCGCTGTTGGCGATGCTTCTGGGCGTGGTGCTCGGCTCGACTGTCGGCTACTTGATTCAAAAGGGCCAGAACAAGCTGGCCGAGTGGCGTGATGTGCGCCAAGGCGTGAGTAACGTGTAA
- a CDS encoding cold-shock protein, producing the protein MATGTVKWFNAEKGFGFIAPDDGSSDVFVHYSEIQGSGFRTLEENQQVEFEVGEGAKGPQAQQVRAL; encoded by the coding sequence ATGGCAACCGGTACCGTGAAGTGGTTCAACGCCGAAAAGGGCTTCGGCTTCATCGCCCCGGACGACGGCTCCTCCGACGTCTTCGTCCACTACTCCGAAATCCAGGGCTCCGGCTTCCGCACCCTGGAAGAAAACCAGCAGGTCGAGTTCGAGGTCGGCGAGGGCGCCAAGGGGCCGCAGGCACAGCAGGTGCGCGCGCTCTAA
- a CDS encoding DEAD/DEAH box helicase gives MVSPFGTELLGALKRRHPAATITHVEHVPARHARYGEWPGWVEPRLKQLLIDEGFASPYLHQAQCAEHAWRCSDVVVATGTSSGKSLGYQLPVLTTLAQDPTACAVYLTPTKALGSDQLQATLRMVQAAGLEGIHPAPYDGDTPAESRAGIREHTRYVFTNPDMLHASVLGSHARWARVLRHLKYVVVDECHTYRGVFGANVALVLRRLLRIAAAYGASPTVIYASATAADPAGQARRLSGREAVAITDDAAPAGERTIVLWEPGFIEGAEGEGGAPVRYPATTEAASVSAELLLQGARTLTFVRSRRAAETVAMRTQEHLSAAGRADVAERVAPYRAGYLAEDRRELERRLDNGELLGVASTNALELGIDVGGLDAVVMAGFPGTVASFRQQAGRAGRRGQSSVAVLVARDEPMDTYLVHHPDALLGTPVENSVFDPTNPFILRGHVYCAAVERPLSEADVEAFGARDVVDDLTAAGLLRRRPAGWFAVPQLDGEVTPESAHASVSLRGGVGEQVMIVDVTDGRLLGTVDAARAMSQVHDGAVYIHQGEYFVVQALDLDDYVALVAPERPDYSTQARSTTDITILGEAHQLVNPSPGLWVASVDVVVIDRVTGYVVRLSDGTVSEHIPLDLPEQRLVTRAVAYTIDPMVLDELGITAGEIPGALHAAEHAAIGLLPLLATCDRWDIGGVSTALHPDTMLPTVFVYDGHPGGAGFADEGFARFHEWIEATWETVRSCGCEDGCPSCVQSPKCGNGNQPLDKRAALKLLGALVTMTAGGAPR, from the coding sequence ATGGTTTCCCCGTTCGGTACTGAGCTGCTCGGCGCGCTGAAGCGCCGCCACCCCGCGGCGACGATCACGCATGTCGAGCACGTTCCCGCACGTCACGCCCGTTACGGCGAGTGGCCGGGGTGGGTGGAGCCGCGTTTGAAGCAATTGCTTATCGACGAAGGCTTCGCCTCCCCCTACCTCCACCAAGCCCAGTGCGCAGAACATGCGTGGCGCTGCAGCGATGTGGTGGTGGCGACGGGGACGTCTTCCGGCAAGTCTTTGGGCTACCAACTGCCGGTGCTGACCACGTTGGCGCAGGATCCGACGGCGTGCGCGGTGTATCTGACGCCGACGAAGGCGCTGGGCTCGGACCAGCTGCAGGCCACGCTGCGGATGGTGCAGGCCGCGGGGCTGGAGGGCATCCACCCGGCGCCTTACGACGGGGACACGCCCGCGGAGTCGCGCGCGGGCATTAGGGAGCACACGCGCTATGTGTTCACCAACCCGGACATGCTGCACGCGTCTGTATTGGGCTCGCACGCGCGGTGGGCGCGGGTGCTGCGGCATTTGAAGTACGTTGTGGTGGACGAGTGCCACACCTACCGGGGAGTCTTCGGCGCGAATGTGGCGCTGGTGCTGCGACGGCTGTTGCGCATCGCGGCCGCCTACGGTGCGTCGCCGACGGTGATTTACGCCTCCGCCACCGCGGCGGACCCGGCGGGGCAGGCTCGCCGGTTGAGCGGCCGCGAGGCGGTGGCCATAACCGACGACGCCGCCCCGGCCGGCGAGCGCACCATCGTGTTGTGGGAGCCCGGCTTCATCGAAGGGGCGGAAGGCGAAGGTGGCGCGCCGGTGCGCTACCCCGCCACCACGGAGGCTGCTTCGGTGTCGGCGGAGCTGTTGCTGCAGGGTGCGCGGACGTTGACGTTCGTGCGGTCCCGGCGCGCCGCGGAGACGGTGGCGATGCGCACCCAGGAGCACCTGTCGGCGGCGGGCCGCGCTGATGTGGCCGAGCGGGTCGCGCCGTACCGGGCGGGGTATTTGGCGGAGGACCGCCGCGAGCTGGAGCGCCGCCTGGACAACGGTGAGCTGTTGGGCGTGGCGTCCACGAACGCGCTGGAGCTGGGCATCGACGTCGGCGGCTTGGACGCGGTGGTGATGGCGGGGTTTCCGGGCACGGTGGCGTCGTTTCGCCAGCAGGCGGGGCGCGCGGGCCGGCGCGGGCAGAGCTCGGTTGCGGTGCTGGTGGCGCGCGACGAGCCGATGGACACCTACCTGGTCCACCACCCCGACGCGCTTCTGGGCACGCCGGTGGAGAATTCGGTGTTCGACCCCACCAACCCGTTCATTTTGCGCGGGCACGTGTACTGCGCCGCGGTGGAGCGGCCGTTGAGTGAGGCCGACGTGGAGGCGTTCGGTGCGCGCGACGTGGTGGACGACCTGACAGCCGCAGGCTTGTTGCGCCGCCGGCCGGCCGGCTGGTTCGCGGTGCCGCAGCTGGACGGCGAGGTCACGCCGGAGTCGGCGCACGCCTCGGTGTCGCTGCGCGGCGGGGTTGGTGAGCAGGTGATGATCGTGGACGTCACCGACGGGCGGCTGCTCGGCACCGTGGACGCGGCGCGCGCGATGAGCCAGGTGCACGACGGGGCGGTGTACATCCACCAGGGCGAGTACTTCGTGGTCCAGGCGCTGGATCTGGACGACTACGTGGCACTCGTGGCGCCGGAGCGGCCGGACTACTCCACGCAGGCGCGCTCGACGACGGACATCACGATCCTGGGCGAGGCTCACCAGCTGGTCAACCCCTCGCCGGGGCTGTGGGTGGCCAGCGTTGACGTGGTGGTCATCGACCGCGTCACCGGTTACGTGGTGCGGCTTTCCGACGGCACCGTCAGCGAACACATCCCCCTCGACCTGCCCGAGCAGCGCCTGGTCACCCGCGCGGTGGCGTACACCATCGACCCGATGGTGCTGGACGAGCTGGGCATTACCGCCGGCGAGATCCCGGGCGCGCTGCACGCCGCCGAGCACGCCGCGATCGGGCTGCTGCCGCTTTTGGCAACGTGCGACCGCTGGGACATCGGCGGCGTGTCCACCGCGCTGCACCCGGACACGATGTTGCCCACGGTGTTCGTCTACGACGGCCACCCCGGCGGCGCGGGTTTCGCCGACGAGGGCTTCGCCCGCTTCCACGAGTGGATCGAGGCGACCTGGGAGACCGTGCGCTCATGCGGCTGCGAGGACGGCTGCCCGTCGTGCGTGCAGTCGCCGAAGTGCGGCAACGGCAACCAGCCGCTGGACAAGCGCGCCGCGCTGAAGCTGCTCGGCGCGCTTGTGACCATGACGGCGGGCGGGGCACCGCGCTAG